In Sebaldella sp. S0638, one genomic interval encodes:
- a CDS encoding glutaredoxin: protein MKKILLMFLLLFTLGFSADKVNIEIFTRKDCKNCIHLEEFLTELSKKRDDFTVTRYDINEDKKAREFFDEVTKKGKLVKGTPVIYLNETIIQGFDSGDTTGKDITELIDSGKKKDAIPGLKAFMENYDPNKINTSYTQNTCEGEEVCAITPVTEKKSYVVTIPLLNKKVDVMKYSLPSMSFILGTIDGFNPCAMWVLVLFLTALIAIGDKKKMFLVAGLFILAEAVMYYLILNIWIFTWDFIGLNRIITPLVGLVGIIGGLLFIRSYVKNRNVIACEVGDFEKKAKISGKIQELAHKPFTILTGIGIITLALSVNVIEFACSIGIPQTYTKILEMNTVSFLSRQLYNFIYIIGYMLDDIVVFALALFSINKLASSTGKYSKLMNLFGGILMVILGLMLIIKPEILVF, encoded by the coding sequence ATGAAAAAGATATTACTGATGTTTTTACTTTTATTTACACTCGGCTTTTCCGCGGACAAAGTTAATATTGAGATTTTTACACGTAAAGATTGTAAAAACTGTATCCATCTGGAGGAATTTCTGACGGAGCTATCAAAGAAAAGGGATGATTTTACCGTTACCAGATATGATATTAATGAAGATAAAAAAGCAAGAGAATTTTTTGACGAAGTTACCAAAAAGGGAAAACTCGTAAAAGGTACACCGGTTATCTATCTGAACGAAACTATTATTCAGGGTTTTGATTCGGGAGATACTACTGGAAAAGACATTACAGAGCTTATTGATTCAGGGAAGAAAAAAGACGCTATTCCCGGACTAAAAGCTTTTATGGAAAATTATGATCCTAATAAGATAAATACCAGCTATACCCAGAATACATGTGAAGGTGAGGAAGTTTGTGCCATTACACCTGTAACGGAGAAAAAATCCTATGTGGTTACAATTCCGCTTCTGAACAAAAAAGTGGATGTCATGAAATACTCACTGCCAAGTATGTCTTTTATTCTGGGAACTATTGACGGGTTTAATCCCTGTGCAATGTGGGTTTTGGTTTTATTCCTTACTGCACTTATAGCTATAGGCGATAAAAAGAAGATGTTTCTTGTAGCAGGTCTCTTTATTCTCGCTGAAGCTGTTATGTATTATCTGATTTTAAATATATGGATATTTACATGGGATTTTATCGGTTTGAACAGGATAATTACACCTCTTGTAGGATTGGTCGGGATTATCGGAGGTCTCTTATTTATAAGAAGTTATGTTAAGAACCGTAATGTAATTGCCTGTGAAGTAGGCGATTTTGAGAAAAAAGCAAAAATTTCCGGAAAAATTCAGGAACTGGCACATAAGCCGTTTACTATTCTCACAGGTATAGGTATCATTACTCTTGCCCTGTCGGTAAATGTAATAGAATTTGCCTGTTCTATAGGAATACCACAGACTTATACCAAAATTTTGGAAATGAATACAGTTTCTTTTTTAAGCAGACAATTATATAATTTTATTTATATTATAGGATATATGCTTGATGATATTGTGGTATTTGCACTTGCTTTATTCAGTATAAACAAACTAGCATCTTCTACGGGTAAATATTCAAAGCTTATGAATTTATTCGGCGGAATTCTTATGGTTATTCTCGGACTTATGCTTATTATAAAACCTGAAATATTAGTTTTTTAA